Proteins encoded by one window of Pecten maximus chromosome 15, xPecMax1.1, whole genome shotgun sequence:
- the LOC117343580 gene encoding uncharacterized protein LOC117343580: MYSGNFESKYALVILLNMAVSVSGTGQKCLSCSYTSRPWFCDNFIHCEEGEICHIRKIMTRNGHTQYTSGCISDTSCSVDGSLHGSFGTPYGHVTCVECCHGDFCNNKGCGDPGPPTRDSRGPFCFQCNNMTSPANCQTLVSCSSDQVCSIKDSLTGAGTSVFTSGCVSQNTCSRKRKNTRGEDQPSNRCHSCCSTDYCNTECSP; the protein is encoded by the exons ATGTATTCTGGGAACTTTG AATCAAAATATGCGCTGGTTATTTTACTGAACATGGCCGTCTCGG TCTCGGGGACAGGACAGAAATGTTTGTCGTGTTCTTATACTTCACGGCCGTGGTTCTGTGACAACTTTATTCACTGTGAAGAAGGAGAG ATTTGCCATATCCGGAAAATAATGACACGCAACGGCCATACCCAGTACACTTCCGGCTGCATCAGCGATACG AGCTGTTCAGTAGACGGTTCGTTGCATGGATCTTTCGGCACGCCGTACGGCCATGTCACGTGTGTTGAGTGTTGCCATGGAGATTTCTGTAACAATAAAGGATGTGGAGATCCAG GACCACCAACACGGGACTCTCGTGGGCCTTTCTGTTTCCAGTGTAACAATATGACGTCACCAGCCAACTGTCAGACGCTCGTGTCCTGTAGCTCTGACCAG GTTTGCAGCATCAAGGACTCACTAACTGGCGCCGGTACCTCTGTCTTCACCAGTGGATGTGTTTCGCAAAAT ACGTGTTCACGTAAAAGAAAGAACACACGTGGTGAGGACCAGCCGTCCAATCGCTGTCATTCCTGCTGCTCCACTGACTACTGCAACACTGAATGTTCCCCTTAA